A genomic window from Candidatus Bathyarchaeota archaeon includes:
- a CDS encoding right-handed parallel beta-helix repeat-containing protein has translation MKQTAPKLISILLLFLLCWTLCVNVSFASYWPDPGPDLPRIYIQSNGNVQPETSLLEKTGNVYKLTGDIVHYTIEIQCDNIVLDGAGYTIYGDAERIKGYDDGNNGIIVDGQKNLTIKNINFEHGDTGIRVSNSSNLTIVGNSFSNKISTGINLQTSTQSLLENNTFTAAVLISGSKITFQNNTISGPEDSVSSSGIKIMGSLNTITNNTLACILPMELQDANLNTVSLNTITGPPTSDGRDTLEGGEGIALFRNCYNNIFFGNNITGFYAQAIRTVFSNSNNTFYGNYISDTPVAVTLQDGAVNNTFYGNFFASDSCTVRIDEGVEGISWDNGTIGNYWGDYTGTDNNQDGIGDSPYFITAVTWDNDVGGDVTFVGGQDNHPIINPIDINDISQFPSWTPVLIMLVAFLIVAVIYKQKLHSTHSRV, from the coding sequence ATGAAACAAACAGCTCCTAAACTGATTTCAATCTTGCTTTTATTTTTGTTATGTTGGACTTTGTGTGTAAATGTTTCCTTTGCAAGTTACTGGCCAGACCCTGGACCTGACCTACCTCGTATTTACATACAAAGTAACGGGAATGTTCAACCAGAAACTTCCCTGCTTGAAAAGACTGGTAATGTCTACAAATTAACTGGTGACATAGTTCATTACACCATTGAAATCCAATGTGACAATATTGTTCTTGACGGTGCAGGTTACACTATTTATGGTGATGCAGAACGAATCAAGGGCTATGATGATGGAAATAATGGCATAATTGTGGATGGCCAAAAAAATTTGACCATAAAAAACATAAATTTTGAACACGGAGACACAGGGATTCGAGTTTCAAACTCTTCAAATCTCACTATTGTTGGCAACTCCTTTAGTAACAAAATCTCAACGGGCATTAACCTTCAAACCTCCACACAATCGCTGCTTGAAAACAATACCTTCACGGCTGCGGTTTTGATTAGCGGTTCAAAAATTACTTTTCAGAACAACACAATAAGCGGACCCGAAGACTCAGTCAGTTCAAGTGGCATCAAAATTATGGGTTCATTAAACACAATAACAAATAATACGCTTGCGTGTATTCTTCCAATGGAACTGCAGGATGCTAACTTAAACACGGTGTCATTGAACACCATTACAGGTCCTCCTACTTCGGATGGCAGAGACACACTCGAAGGTGGTGAAGGTATAGCACTCTTTCGCAACTGTTATAACAACATCTTTTTTGGAAACAACATTACCGGGTTTTATGCTCAAGCAATTAGAACAGTTTTTAGCAATTCAAACAACACCTTTTATGGAAACTATATCTCAGATACGCCAGTTGCTGTAACTCTTCAAGATGGTGCAGTAAACAACACCTTTTATGGGAACTTTTTTGCTTCGGATTCTTGCACAGTCCGAATTGATGAGGGCGTAGAAGGCATTTCTTGGGACAACGGAACCATAGGCAACTACTGGGGAGATTATACCGGAACAGACAATAACCAAGACGGCATAGGGGATTCTCCATACTTCATAACTGCGGTTACATGGGATAATGATGTAGGTGGCGATGTAACCTTTGTTGGTGGACAAGACAATCATCCAATAATTAATCCCATTGATATCAATGACATTTCACAGTTTCCTTCATGGACACCCGTGCTGATTATGCTAGTTGCTTTCTTGATTGTGGCGGTGATTTACAAACAAAAACTTCATAGCACGCATTCACGAGTCTAG
- a CDS encoding DEAD/DEAH box helicase family protein produces the protein MNKCNKQSLLIFSKELNVLVQSQNYCLNLVGLVKPEEKARKVIDELLTDAGWTVQDWEELNLGASLGVAVREFPLKSGFADYMLLIDRKPVGVVEAKPFGTTLSGVAEQSEKYLRLIPDSYNLVEPPPFAYESTGKVTYFRDSRDPDCRSRRVFSFHQPETLQEWISQKDTLRARLKQMPLLITEGLRDCQKEAIINLEKSFADGRPRALIQMATGSGKTYAAVSFVYRLIKFAGAKRILFLVDRNNLGRQTFKEFQQYRTPDDNRLFTELYNIQHLTSNTLDPVSRVCISTIQRVYSMLCEESELEEEIDEHSLFEDIQSVGRPKKVVYNPKIPIETFDFIITDECHRSIYGLWRQVLEYFDSFTIGLTATPSKATLGFFHKNLIMEYSHDRAVADGVNVGYEVYRINTKISQKGSKVKSGFYIDTRDRLTRERRWKLLDEPLEYKARQLDREVVAEDQIRTIIRTFKEKLFTEIFPNRTWVPKTLVFAKDDSHAEDIVHIVREEFGRGNEFCKKITYRTTGEKPEDLIASFRNSTNPRIAVSVDMISTGTDIKPLECLLFMRDVKSRTYFEQMKGRGTRTIDTTDLQGVTRDAYNKTHFIIVDAVGVTENDKTDSRPLERKRSVPFEKLLMSIARGKWDKNTISSFAGRLARLDRQINQKQRETIKEKAKGESLKEIINSLLDAVDPDKQIEKAKEIFKTEKPSKEQIKKATYELAKKGCTPFDNPILRRTIIAIKKKTEQIIDTISIDEIISAGFDTEKAKSTIKNFKKFIEENKDELSALQIIYSKPYSEQKLTFEAINELAEAIEKPPHNLTPELVWFAYQQLEKSKVKGATPEKLLTNIISLVRFAIGESAILEPFSETVNHKFQKWITQQEESGRKFTEEQKEWLKMIKDHIATSLSIGIDDFENVPFNQKGGAFRAYKIFGSQLIDVLKEMNVVLVK, from the coding sequence ATGAACAAATGTAATAAACAATCTCTGTTAATCTTTAGTAAAGAATTGAACGTTCTTGTTCAATCTCAAAATTATTGTTTGAATCTGGTGGGGTTAGTGAAGCCTGAGGAAAAAGCAAGAAAAGTCATTGACGAACTTCTCACCGACGCGGGGTGGACTGTTCAAGACTGGGAAGAATTGAATCTAGGTGCATCCTTAGGAGTCGCGGTAAGAGAGTTTCCTTTGAAATCAGGCTTTGCCGATTACATGCTTCTCATTGACCGAAAACCCGTTGGAGTTGTTGAAGCAAAACCGTTCGGGACTACATTAAGTGGAGTAGCGGAACAGTCAGAAAAATATCTTCGTCTCATTCCTGATAGCTACAACCTAGTTGAACCACCGCCTTTTGCTTACGAAAGCACAGGAAAAGTAACATACTTTAGAGATTCAAGAGACCCCGATTGTCGTTCACGAAGAGTCTTTAGCTTTCATCAACCAGAAACCCTTCAAGAATGGATTTCACAGAAGGATACTCTTCGTGCTAGACTCAAACAGATGCCGCTTCTTATCACGGAAGGTCTTCGTGACTGTCAAAAAGAAGCGATAATAAATCTTGAGAAATCTTTTGCGGATGGAAGACCCCGAGCATTAATTCAAATGGCAACTGGGAGCGGCAAAACATATGCCGCCGTAAGTTTTGTTTATCGGTTGATTAAATTCGCGGGAGCAAAAAGAATTCTATTCCTTGTAGACAGGAACAATTTAGGTCGTCAAACCTTCAAAGAGTTTCAACAATACCGAACACCAGATGACAATAGACTGTTCACTGAACTCTACAACATCCAACATTTAACAAGCAACACTCTTGACCCCGTGAGCCGAGTTTGCATATCAACCATTCAAAGAGTATATTCAATGCTTTGTGAAGAATCTGAGTTAGAAGAAGAAATAGACGAGCACTCTCTTTTTGAAGACATTCAAAGCGTTGGAAGACCTAAAAAAGTCGTCTACAATCCGAAGATTCCGATAGAAACATTTGATTTCATAATAACCGACGAATGCCATCGGTCAATTTACGGACTATGGAGACAAGTTCTAGAATATTTTGACAGTTTCACAATCGGATTAACGGCAACACCATCAAAAGCAACTCTCGGATTTTTCCACAAAAACTTGATTATGGAATATAGCCATGACCGAGCCGTCGCAGATGGTGTAAACGTAGGTTACGAAGTTTACAGAATAAACACTAAAATCTCTCAGAAAGGAAGCAAAGTAAAATCTGGATTTTATATAGACACAAGGGATAGACTAACCCGAGAAAGACGATGGAAACTACTTGATGAACCACTCGAATACAAAGCTCGTCAACTTGACCGAGAAGTTGTTGCGGAAGACCAGATAAGAACCATAATCCGAACATTCAAAGAAAAATTGTTCACAGAAATATTTCCGAATAGAACGTGGGTTCCTAAAACTCTAGTCTTTGCTAAAGATGACTCACATGCCGAAGACATCGTGCATATCGTAAGGGAAGAGTTCGGAAGAGGAAATGAATTCTGTAAAAAAATAACTTACAGAACAACTGGAGAAAAGCCAGAAGACTTAATCGCAAGTTTCCGAAACTCAACAAATCCGAGAATTGCGGTTTCAGTGGACATGATTTCTACGGGAACTGACATTAAACCTTTAGAGTGTCTTTTGTTTATGCGAGATGTGAAATCGAGAACTTATTTTGAACAAATGAAAGGAAGAGGAACACGAACTATTGACACTACGGATTTGCAAGGAGTTACTAGAGACGCTTACAACAAAACGCATTTCATAATTGTGGACGCAGTTGGAGTAACTGAAAATGACAAGACCGACTCTCGACCTTTAGAGAGAAAAAGAAGTGTTCCTTTTGAAAAATTGTTGATGTCTATTGCTCGGGGTAAATGGGATAAAAACACAATTTCATCTTTTGCAGGAAGACTTGCAAGACTAGACCGACAAATCAATCAAAAACAACGAGAAACCATTAAAGAAAAAGCAAAAGGCGAGTCACTAAAAGAAATTATTAACTCTTTGCTAGATGCCGTTGACCCTGACAAACAAATCGAAAAAGCAAAAGAGATTTTCAAAACAGAAAAACCATCAAAGGAACAAATCAAGAAAGCAACCTACGAACTAGCAAAGAAAGGATGCACTCCTTTCGATAATCCTATTCTACGAAGAACAATCATTGCAATAAAAAAGAAAACAGAACAAATAATCGACACAATAAGCATTGATGAAATTATTTCAGCAGGATTCGACACAGAAAAAGCAAAAAGCACCATTAAAAACTTCAAGAAATTCATTGAAGAAAACAAAGATGAATTGAGCGCTCTTCAAATTATCTATAGTAAGCCTTACTCGGAACAGAAGCTCACTTTTGAAGCAATAAATGAGTTAGCCGAAGCAATCGAAAAACCTCCCCACAACCTTACACCTGAACTGGTATGGTTTGCCTATCAACAACTAGAAAAATCAAAAGTAAAAGGAGCAACTCCTGAAAAACTACTAACCAACATCATTTCACTCGTTAGATTCGCTATCGGAGAAAGTGCAATTCTTGAACCATTCTCTGAAACAGTGAATCACAAATTCCAGAAATGGATAACTCAACAAGAAGAATCTGGAAGAAAGTTCACAGAAGAACAAAAAGAATGGCTAAAAATGATAAAAGACCACATTGCAACCTCATTAAGCATCGGTATTGACGATTTTGAAAATGTGCCTTTCAATCAAAAGGGAGGAGCATTCAGAGCTTACAAAATATTCGGTAGTCAGTTGATTGATGTGTTAAAAGAGATGAACGTGGTTCTGGTGAAGTAA
- a CDS encoding restriction endonuclease subunit S, which translates to MTESWRNNHKNELQPSHVLMEKIAKQREKNGKNTRKPFYKPSQLEDNLKELPEKWRWVKLNDLGYFTGGGTPSTKNPKFWNGDIIWISPKDMKKDFISNSRLKITNCAIDNSATHRIPKDSILIVARSGILKRKLPVSINTEECTVNQDIKVLVPYLKEMSKYLRIMLKSYESYILKNLVKEGTTVQSIKYREFENQSFPIPPLKEQRKIVEEIEKQFLNIEKTEKVVKENLIFIEKLRRSVLKNAFEGKLVAQDPSNEPAEILFERIKQTNGIQKQKLVKGNKGD; encoded by the coding sequence ATGACAGAAAGTTGGAGAAATAATCATAAAAATGAGTTACAACCATCACACGTTTTGATGGAAAAAATTGCTAAACAAAGAGAGAAAAATGGGAAAAATACAAGAAAACCATTCTATAAACCCTCCCAGTTAGAAGATAACCTTAAAGAATTACCTGAGAAATGGAGATGGGTAAAACTTAATGACTTGGGTTATTTCACAGGGGGCGGCACTCCATCAACTAAAAATCCTAAATTTTGGAACGGGGATATCATATGGATATCTCCAAAAGATATGAAAAAAGATTTTATTTCAAATTCGAGATTAAAAATTACAAACTGCGCCATTGATAATTCAGCAACTCATAGAATTCCAAAGGACTCAATTTTAATTGTAGCAAGGAGTGGCATTTTAAAAAGAAAGTTGCCCGTTAGCATAAACACTGAAGAATGCACAGTAAATCAAGATATTAAAGTTCTAGTTCCATATTTGAAGGAAATGAGCAAATACCTCAGAATAATGTTGAAGAGTTACGAATCATACATTTTGAAGAATTTAGTAAAAGAAGGAACAACCGTTCAGAGCATTAAATATAGGGAATTTGAAAATCAATCATTTCCTATTCCACCACTTAAAGAACAAAGAAAGATAGTCGAAGAGATAGAAAAGCAATTCTTGAATATTGAAAAGACTGAAAAAGTCGTAAAGGAAAATTTGATTTTTATTGAAAAGCTGCGAAGAAGTGTCCTAAAAAATGCTTTTGAAGGGAAGTTAGTTGCTCAAGACCCATCGAATGAACCCGCAGAAATATTGTTTGAGAGAATAAAACAAACAAATGGTATTCAAAAACAAAAACTGGTAAAAGGAAACAAAGGAGATTGA
- a CDS encoding SAM-dependent DNA methyltransferase: MSNNSSVIVQRVWNYCNVLRDEGISYGDYVEQLTFLLFLKMADEQTKHPFNKQSIIPKGLDWNSLLLKDGEALHSHYRNILDTLGKEKGMLGVIFRKAQNKIQDPAKLRRLIVMIDGEVWTGLDIDIKGEIYEGLLQKNAEDIKSGAGQYFTPRPLIKAMVEVMKSEPEMTIYDPACGTGGFLIAAHDYLSHTYQLDKEQKKFLKYETFKGTDIVDSVARLCVMNLYLHGIGGEESPIEGGVDSLASEPSEHFDMILTNPPFGRKSSITIYNGEGMVTKQTLTYERPDFWATTSNKQLNFLQHVKSLLKINGKAAIVVPDNVLFEGGAGETIRKKLLHECDVHTLLRLPTGIFYAQGVKANVLFFDRKPASKTPWTKKLWIYDLRTNKHFTLKTNQLKFEDLKDFIECYNSENRFDRKESERFKGYKYNELINRDKTNLDIFWIKDESLEEMENLPDPDVIASEIVENLEFALEQFKEIIEDLENK; encoded by the coding sequence ATGTCAAATAATTCTTCCGTTATTGTACAGAGAGTATGGAATTACTGTAATGTCTTGAGAGATGAGGGAATAAGCTACGGAGATTATGTCGAACAATTAACTTTCCTACTTTTTCTAAAAATGGCGGATGAACAAACAAAACATCCATTCAATAAACAATCTATAATTCCTAAGGGTCTTGACTGGAATAGCCTTCTTTTAAAAGATGGAGAAGCTCTCCACTCGCATTATCGAAATATCCTAGATACTCTAGGAAAAGAGAAGGGGATGTTAGGGGTCATTTTCAGAAAAGCTCAGAACAAAATTCAAGACCCCGCTAAATTAAGACGATTAATTGTAATGATTGATGGAGAAGTGTGGACAGGCTTAGACATTGATATTAAAGGAGAAATCTACGAAGGTTTACTACAAAAAAATGCTGAAGACATCAAAAGTGGTGCGGGTCAATACTTCACTCCCCGACCGCTTATCAAAGCAATGGTTGAAGTAATGAAATCCGAACCTGAAATGACCATTTATGACCCCGCTTGTGGAACAGGAGGTTTCTTGATAGCCGCTCACGACTATCTTTCACATACATATCAACTAGATAAAGAACAGAAAAAATTTCTAAAATATGAAACTTTCAAAGGAACGGACATTGTTGATAGTGTTGCTCGACTTTGTGTAATGAATCTCTATCTTCACGGAATAGGTGGAGAGGAAAGTCCGATTGAAGGTGGAGTAGATAGTCTAGCATCTGAACCTAGTGAACATTTTGACATGATACTGACAAATCCGCCATTCGGAAGAAAAAGTAGCATAACAATATACAATGGCGAAGGGATGGTAACAAAACAAACATTAACTTATGAAAGACCAGATTTCTGGGCAACAACATCTAACAAGCAATTAAACTTTCTTCAACACGTAAAGAGTCTTCTTAAGATTAATGGAAAAGCCGCTATCGTAGTTCCCGACAACGTGCTTTTTGAAGGTGGTGCAGGAGAAACAATCCGAAAAAAACTTCTCCATGAATGTGATGTGCATACACTTCTTAGGTTGCCAACGGGAATTTTTTATGCTCAAGGAGTGAAAGCAAATGTTTTATTCTTTGATAGAAAACCCGCAAGCAAAACTCCATGGACAAAAAAACTGTGGATATATGATTTAAGAACAAACAAGCATTTCACGTTGAAAACAAATCAATTAAAATTTGAAGACCTGAAAGATTTCATTGAGTGTTATAATTCTGAGAACAGGTTTGATAGAAAAGAATCTGAACGCTTCAAGGGTTACAAATATAATGAGTTGATTAATCGCGATAAAACAAACCTAGATATATTCTGGATAAAAGACGAAAGCCTAGAAGAAATGGAGAATCTACCCGACCCAGATGTAATTGCTTCGGAGATTGTTGAAAATCTTGAATTTGCGCTAGAACAATTCAAAGAAATCATAGAAGACTTAGAAAATAAATAA